A stretch of Mya arenaria isolate MELC-2E11 chromosome 14, ASM2691426v1 DNA encodes these proteins:
- the LOC128217271 gene encoding lysozyme C-1-like — translation MMHSLALLLLCLPYLAQGYIYTKCELARDLLAENVAKSELHKWVCMAWYESSFNTAAVNQNSPNSVDHGLFQINSYWNCDPQNGKPAKNGCGHPCSDYKNTDLTDDVACIKKLKREHKGWGFSMSYTNNCQSKTSSYISECGIPGLG, via the exons ATGATGCATTCGCTCGCGCTGTTGCTTCTTTGTCTGCCATATTTGG cgCAAGGCTACATCTACACAAAGTGTGAACTTGCGAGGGATCTGCTGGCCGAAAATGTTGCTAAGTCGGAGTTGCACAAAT GGGTGTGTATGGCCTGGTATGAATCAAGCTTCAACACGGCTGCTGTCAATCAGAATTCACCAAACTCGGTGGACCATGGCCTATTTCAGATAAACAGCTATTGGAACTGCGATCCCCAAAATGGCAAACCTGCAAAGAATGGCTGTGGGCATCCCTGCTCAG ACTATAAAAACACTGATTTGACTGATGACGTGGCTTGCATAAAAAAACTCAAGAGAGAACACAAAGGATGGGGTTTCTC GATGAGTTACACCAACAATTGCCAGAGTAAAACGAGTAGTTACATATCGGAATGCGGCATTCCAGGGTTAGGTTAA